Part of the Quercus lobata isolate SW786 chromosome 6, ValleyOak3.0 Primary Assembly, whole genome shotgun sequence genome, aaactaaaggTAATTTTTGGACAACGGTGAAGCATAGTGTTTAttcaaatgctttttttttttttttttaattttacaaatcgttttttcttaaaaatataagtTAAACTGATACCCCAAATGGATTAAATATTAGATTGGGTTAAATAAGTGTGTTTCATGGGCGTGTTGATCACATCAAATGTTTATATATtaggtaggtttttttttttttttttttttgaggagaaaaTATTAGGTAGATATTGATTATAGTAATGATTacaaaaaatcctaattatAACCTAATTAATTCTTTTGGAGTATAGCATAATGTGGTTAGTCCTTCCTAACGTTGTAATGTTTGTACACTCCAACAAGGCTTTGGCCATTATAAAATACAAATCCCACTAAAGTCTAAAATTCACACCCAGTTGTTGAAAGggaaaacaataaacaaaaaaaacagtCATGCACCCATCATTTGCAAGCAATACTTTGATTTCAAGATGATTTCATTACATTTATGTATTCAAAGGGTAAAAAGACATTCACTCTTAACTGTTCCAGCTAGAACATCACAAGAATCACAATTTATAACAGCGAAGTCCTTTATTAGCAAGCCCAAAGGCAgtatttgctaaaaataaaacatgaaagCTACATGATTGCGGGGACAAATACAGAACACAACTTTAGTTGTAGGCATCAGGGTGTGCCGAGAGGTAGTTCTCAATAGCCTTGAAAAGTCCCGCAGCCTTTTCTTTGCCAGCCTTAACTTGCTCTTCCTTGATCTCATGATCACCCTTTGTGTGGTACTTGCTGGTGCTCTTCAAGATGGATCCTCCATTAGGACTTGAAATAATCTTGATCTCATATGATATTTTCTCGAGTACTTCACTCAAAGCATCACCCTCAATCACGCTGTAGCCGTATGTGAAGTTTACGTGGTCAACCTCATCAATTCTGTGCTTCACATACTTGAATTGGCTACctgaaaattttagagaaaacaCTTTGTTACTTCTATACAATATCTACATATGTTGCTATGAGAGCCAAAAAATAATAGCAATTGTATCTGATCCGCTTTATTACTTTGGGGGTAAAGTTCTTATTTTTGAGAGCCAAATATCAAAGTAATAATTTGGTACCTTAATCTTGAAATTTAGAAGAACGAAAATAAcagaaataaatatatacaggACAAATCAAAACAGTAATAAATGTACAAGACCAAActtttagaatactaaatatatGATACATTGGAGATCAGGATAAAGAAACTAACCTTCACCAAAGGTGATCTTCTTGATGGTTCCGGGACCTCCATTTCCTTCAATGATTTCAGCACTCTTAATGGCATGAGGTGCAACCTTTGGGATGAGGTTGTCAGCATCAAGGACAAAGGCCTTGAATAGTTTAGCAGGTGCAATGACTGAGGTGGTCTCAGTTTCATAAGTGAAAACACCCATGATGGCCTTAGAGATAGAGTAGTATGAAAGCGATCAAATGAAGAATGAAAGGAGTAGATGAGTTTATTGAACTTTAGGTAGTTCGCAAGCTTGAGTATCAGAGGGTGGTATTTATAGACTGAGAATAAATGATACCTTTTGTAAAAATGTGACCACGTAcgtggttttctttttgaatgttCCCACTGTCAATAGagaatcataattttttaagaaaataatttgtcATTTAGTCAGACAAAGAACCTTTAAGTAATTAACTTACTTTCAGATATCAAAACCTAAACTTTCATTCAATAATGGCAACCACCGACCATCATAGCCTACCAATTTCTCTTGCattctctttggttttcacttCTTAGTGTTGCCTTACAAGACTATTTGGATAACACCTTCTGGAAGTGTTATGAATATTGTCTACCAGATCTATCATAGTTTTGAGGTAGATAGTTATCCactaaattgataatttttaccCTTCTTAGCTGTTAGATGGAcattacaaataaaaatgaagggAAAAGCTAATGAATGTCCTAAGgatattagtttaaaaaatattagaaactttttattggaaaaggataaaagtaattgatttattttataattttatatatttcttataaaagtagtattaaaattttcctaaactAGTTCATTAACAAATGGACTAAGAGCACTCGTTAATCAAACCATTTACATAAATTATGTatctaaatgcaaaattttgaaatttatggtACGTATTACATTTACTTCTATCGTGTAGAGTGGATGATTGTATTTAACCCTTACATAGAGGAACACAAATTTAAGACTTAAAGcatcattaatattttgaccTACAATTTTCTCCTTGAATCACCTTGTGAATCATTATTTAAAGCTTTTCTACATGTAGATCTTGAAAATGTAGATTTGATTATAGAAAGCTTCATGTCAGATAGACAATGTAGTGAAAACTGCAAAGTTATGACCTCTCAACTAATGTGCAATAATATTGCATTGAAAACTATTAAGGCGGCTGAGATCGTCTCTACAGATCTAACACTCTACTTAAGAAAACTATTTGGTAACGACATTGGTTACTCTGTTAAGAAAATTCTAGTTATGTTGCTTGagtcaaaatttcaaactaaaatGTTGGCTTAACAAGAAGCAAATAAAAGAATTTCTCCATCCTTTTACTTTTGGGGGGGCATTCTGATACCAAATTTGTAAGAGGAAATCCAACCTGATCCGATATGGGAATATTAGATGGCTGGAATATAATACGGAATGATAGTTTGTTGGATAGCATCAAATTGGACTTGCTG contains:
- the LOC115950247 gene encoding major allergen Pru ar 1-like; protein product: MGVFTYETETTSVIAPAKLFKAFVLDADNLIPKVAPHAIKSAEIIEGNGGPGTIKKITFGEGSQFKYVKHRIDEVDHVNFTYGYSVIEGDALSEVLEKISYEIKIISSPNGGSILKSTSKYHTKGDHEIKEEQVKAGKEKAAGLFKAIENYLSAHPDAYN